GTGCGGTGTGTCGCTCACCGAGACGTCCTCGTCCGACAGGTCAGGGTGGTCATCCCGACCACCCTGCCAGAGCGGAGCCCGCACCGAGGCCCCGGAGGGCGGGGAGCCGGCGCTCCTACTTCCAGCGGAAGTGCACGAAGAGGCGGCCGAAGTTCTTCGAGTCCTTCTCGACCCGGTGGTAGAGCTGCTTGACGTCCTTCTGGTCGAGGAACCGCAGCACCCGCTTCTTGAGCTGGCCGGAGCCCTTCCCCGGGATGATCTCGACCAGGGTGGCCTTCTTCGCGACCGCCTCGTCCATGATCCCGCGCAGCGCCCGGTCGATGTCGTGGCCCTTGTTGAAGATGTCGTGCAGGTCCAGCTTCAGCTTCATCCCGCGTCCACCCCCGGCTCAGGTCCCATGGCCGCCATCGTATGCCGGCCCGCCGGCCGGCCCCGGACACGCGTCGGGGCAGCCCCGTGGGGCTGCCCCGACGTCCGCGTCGCCGGTCAGCGGCCGCCGCCGACCCGGCTCTCCACCCGGCGCAGCGCGGTCGCGTAGTCGTCGTTGGTGGAGTGCATCGCCGCGGCGATCCGCAGGTGCCGCAGCGCGTCGGCGTGCCGGTTCAGCCGCTCCAGCGTCCGGCCCAGCACGTGGTGGGCGTAGTGGTCGCTCGGGTCCCGCTCGACCAGCTCGCGCAGCTGCTCCTCGGCCCGGCCCAACTGGGCGGACTGGAAGTACGCCCGGGCCAGCAGCTGGCGTACCGAGGAGTTGCCGGGCTCGGCCTCGACGATCGGTTCGAGCAGCCGGGCCGCTCCGGTCGGGTCACCTGCTTCGAAGAACATGGTCGCCCGCCGGTAGTCCGCCAGAAGATCCATCCCGACCCACCTCCTCGTGTCGCGCCGCCCTTTGTTCGACGCTGGCACAACACCGGCCGGACCGCGAGTGTTCCTGCGGTGGAAACGCCCGGGTCAGGGGGTCGGACGGCGGTCCCCGAGCAGCTCCCAGGCCCGGACACCACCGACGATCCCGGCCGTGTTGGGCACGACCACGACGTCGTCGCCCATCCGGGCCAACTGCTCCGGACGGATCAGCCGGGAGTTGCCGCCACCGAGGTAGAGCCGGTCCCAGCGGAACACCGGGCGCAGCCCGTCCACCACCTGCCGGATCCGGCGGGACCAGAACGCGTCACCCAGCCGGCGGCGCTCCGGCTCCCCCACGTACGTGTCGTAGGTGGTGCCCCAGCGCACCGGGGCGTGGGACAGCTCCAGGTGCGGGGCGAGCACACCGCCGTCGAAGAGCGCGCTGCCCAGCCCGGTGCCGAGGGTCAGCACCAGCTCGCAGCCGGTCCCGGCGACCACCCCCGCGCCGTGCACCTCGGCGTCGTTGAGCACCAGCGCCGGCACCCCGAAGGCGTCGGTCAGCGCGCCGCGGGCGTCGTACCCGGACCACTCGGCGACCAGTTCCGGGTCGACCCGGCTGCGCGGGCCGGAGCGGGTGACGTAGTGCGGGGTGGCCACCACCACGCCGTGCCGGATCATGCCGGGCATCCCGACGGTCACCCGGTCCGCCGCCGGCAGCCGCCCGCCCAGCTCCACGAGGGTCTTGACGAAGAGCGCCGGGGGCAGCGGGTACGGCGTGGGCACCCGCAGCGGGCGGGCCCGCATGGTGCCGGCCGCGTCCAGCACGGAGGCCTTGATCCCGCCGCCGCCGCAGTCGATCGCCAGAGTGGTCGCCACGGGAGTGAGTCTGCCTCGCGTCCCCCGGTCCCGTGCGGCGGGCCGGTTATCCGGTCGTCCGGCCCGGACCGCCCCGGTAGGCTCGGCTCCTCATGAGC
This genomic interval from Micromonospora coxensis contains the following:
- a CDS encoding tetratricopeptide repeat protein, with the protein product MDLLADYRRATMFFEAGDPTGAARLLEPIVEAEPGNSSVRQLLARAYFQSAQLGRAEEQLRELVERDPSDHYAHHVLGRTLERLNRHADALRHLRIAAAMHSTNDDYATALRRVESRVGGGR
- a CDS encoding ROK family protein, translating into MATTLAIDCGGGGIKASVLDAAGTMRARPLRVPTPYPLPPALFVKTLVELGGRLPAADRVTVGMPGMIRHGVVVATPHYVTRSGPRSRVDPELVAEWSGYDARGALTDAFGVPALVLNDAEVHGAGVVAGTGCELVLTLGTGLGSALFDGGVLAPHLELSHAPVRWGTTYDTYVGEPERRRLGDAFWSRRIRQVVDGLRPVFRWDRLYLGGGNSRLIRPEQLARMGDDVVVVPNTAGIVGGVRAWELLGDRRPTP
- a CDS encoding Smr/MutS family protein encodes the protein MKLKLDLHDIFNKGHDIDRALRGIMDEAVAKKATLVEIIPGKGSGQLKKRVLRFLDQKDVKQLYHRVEKDSKNFGRLFVHFRWK